A genomic segment from Glycine max cultivar Williams 82 chromosome 1, Glycine_max_v4.0, whole genome shotgun sequence encodes:
- the LOC100776826 gene encoding glucan endo-1,3-beta-glucosidase 1, with protein MASMSHLVNFLMHQKITHIGLYDPNPDILRALSGTHIHVTISVPNNQLLAIASSNTTATSWIRRNVAAYHPSTRIAAVSLGDEVLSTLPSVAPLLLLALCSLHAALVYSNLHNDVFVSTPHSASVILNPFPPSQGFFNQTLETFILPLLHFLSQTNSPLMLNLYPYYVFMQNRNLVPLENTLFKWCHIIRKLVWKDFNIAYEAGGVGKEIKIPFPAYVNNNSLEIRFYWAGKGTNAIPYKSIYGPLISAISVTRG; from the exons ATGGCTTCGATGTCGCACCTGGTCAACTTCCTCATGCACCAGAAGATCACCCACATCGGCCTCTACGACCCCAACCCCGACATCCTCCGCGCCCTGTCGGGTACCCACATCCACGTCACCATCAGCGTCCCCAACAACCAGCTCCTCGCCATCGCCTCCTCCAACACCACCGCCACCTCTTGGATCCGCAGAAACGTCGCCGCCTACCACCCCTCCACCCGCATCGCCGCCGTCTCCCTCGGCGACGAGGTCCTCTCCACCCTCCCCTCCGTCGCCCCCCTCCTCCTCCTCGCCCTCTGCTCCCTCCACGCCGCCCTCGTCTATTCCAATCTCCATAACGACGTCTTCGTTTCCACCCCTCACTCCGCCTCCGTCATCCTCAACCCCTTCCCTCCCTCCCAAGGCTTCTTCAACCAAACCCTAGAAACCTTCATTCTCCCTCTTCTCCATTTCCTCTCTCAAACAAATTCCCCCTTAATGCTCAACCTCTACCCTTACTACGTCTTCATGCAGAACAGAAACCTCGTCCCTCTCGAAAACACCCTCTTCAAATGGTGCCATATTATT AGAAAACTGGTATGGAAGGATTTCAATATTGCATATGAAGCAGGAGGAGTtggaaaggaaattaaaataccaTTTCCTGCTTATGTGAATAATAACTCTTTAGAGATTCGCTTTTATTGGGCTGGGAAAGGGACAAATGCTATCCCATATAAATCAATATATGGTCCTCTTATATCAGCTATATCTGTCACTCGTGGTTAG